A region of the Hylaeus volcanicus isolate JK05 chromosome 5, UHH_iyHylVolc1.0_haploid, whole genome shotgun sequence genome:
ACGAATGACGGGTGCATTTAGAAAGATCTATATCGATACAATTCTGTGCTTTATAacagtataatatattaattaatatgtgaaatttatcatttttatgaataattatttaatgcagcAATAATTAGCGATTATTTTggttagtggcgccatctaccgACAAGGGTGAGAACTACTTTCACTACAAGCTTGGGCGTTATACCACCAATGGCGTCACTGATACTACATCCGCTCACTGAGCGGCTTAGTGAGCGATGGCCTTTCTGGATCCAcctaatttgtttaaaattttgtaactctaatctatttttacttaattttatacGTGGAAACATTCATACCCTCTATCAATACCTTTAAATTTTACGcccattattttaaatgttcttcAAACATAACTTTTCTAGTAAATACAAAATGGAATCAATACGAATAAAGTAATCGGTGGGAAGTTTTAATTATCTATACTGTACatataaagttttatattaaGATCTGGATTACTTCAGCTGCGCAAAAGAACTAAACAAACTTTGTAGCAATGGCTAACAATTTAGTGTAATCGGCACCTTTGGAATGCGTTTTATCTTTCAATATTGTTCGAAGAATATGCGGAATAGGGACATGGATTCTGGTACCCAAAGGTGTTCCATTGTCGTCTATGAGAACGAGATTGTTGCTGTCAAATCTTGGGACCTTTGGATTCTGAAGCGCCTTCAAACCAACCAATAtacctttcttcttttcgccCCTTATTGCAACCATCACTTTGTCtcctgtattatttaaaaaggaacTAAAAAACTGTTATCAAAGTAATTTTATGATCGGCTTACCTATAAGTCCCACcccttttttattatatatgtgtatacaaCGTGGTGGTTTTCCTTGGATCATAGCTTTCTTCCCAATTTCACTATTATCCACAACTCTTAACCGAGTTAACTTAATTACACGATTACATATCGCCgatgtagaaatatttctggATAAAACAGTAAACGGCATACCACAACAGGACATTATTGCTACGTTTTCTGAAAAACAATGATACAAACGTTAACGGTCATGTAATCCTTATTTACGTGTTCCtttatcaatgaaaaagaGGTTACCGATATAAACCTCACAGAACAAAACTCTTTCTCGACAATTTATGCTTACATATCTAAAGTAATTTATTCAGATTTCGATTGGATCTGATTTTAAAACTCGTGAAAGATTCATAAGCATACAATTCATTTATCTTTAGTTTAAAGTTaaagttaacaaatttaaacgtgGTAAATAGGTAGCGAATCCAAGAATTGTGTTTATCTGTTTAATCTCGAcactgtttatttaattttggttGTCACGTAATACCGCTAATCGTATAACTTACACGAATTTTTAACCAACTCCAAATGGTAAAAGGTTTTTTGTTGAACTTTTAAATTCGATGTTTAAAGAGAACAAACGTTCGAGCCCAGGCGAACGTCGAAACTGATCGAAACATAacctaaatatttataataaaaggcACGCTTTCTGTGCGTTATCATGGACAAAATACGGCATTATGGAAAATTGGTGAAACAGTTACGTTTCGTTTATGAATTCCGGACGAGTTCGATACTTACACGAAATTACACCACCGAGAATagttcaaatgaaaatgtaacaaacaCAAAGGAACAGATTGAGGATACAAAACAAGACAGATTAGGTGGTTTCGCGAAAgctttcataaaattttcagCTCTTAgcgaaaaaaatgatattttaccaCAGCCACCCCGTTCATTTGTTTCTATGCTCCGACATTCAAAGTTTATGAATGTAAGTATTGTGTTCGGTAACAATCTATAGTTTggcattatttttatatgctaaGCTGTATTATTGAAGCATTACAAACGAAGTACTACTCGTATCTGTAAAGCTAATTATATCTCAGTTAGGGGATCCTGAAGGACAAATTGTAAaaggagaaatatttaatgttatcgGTAACGATTTATACATAGACTTTGGATGGAAATTTCATTGCGTATGTCCAAAACCCAAAAGGAATTCTGAGTAAGTAAggtacataatatacataattataatcaGGACAAACCATGattattatactattttaGTAAATTCATCAGAGGTGTTGAAgttattttaaagataaaagaatTGGAATTGTCTACCAGGTTCTTAGGGGCAACTAAAGATTTAACCATTCTAGAAGCTGACTGtgttctattaaattatttagcaCCTCCACGGCAAAAGGCATGAATGTaagataaagattgtattGTACTATGAAATAAAGATTCAAATtgcatatatattattgtttctttaaatataccCACAAGTATACCCaacatatatatgtagaaaAGATTCTTCTTtaccaaaatttaataaaaaatgtaaggTGATTATGGATTATATGGAAATTAAGTATACAGATACTTAGAATCTAAAATATCTGTGCTACTTCTAATATGAGCAAATGtttatagagaaaaatattgtaacagaTTTTAAAAGATCATTTATTCTGAGATTTCAAGTCACCTCATTTAAAAGAACGCGTAAGAAGTAGTTATTTTCctaatatcattaaaaaaaatggacatattttaaattccaaGCTTTGACAAGTCACCCTGTGCAGTTGAACACCTtcgtatgtgtatatacatatatgaataGATATATGCAGATGTATGTATACACCGGTTGCTTCTGCATGGCATTATTTTGTGCTACTTTTAGTCGTATTGTTGAAGTGCGTTTATTTAAGTGTGTTGCAGGTATCGTCGACAACActgaagtaattttttaaaatttaccatTTTGAAAAACAAGGTTTTTTTATCACAAGAACAAGATGGTGAGGGTGCTTGTactgtttacaaaataaacagaCTTTCGTGTAATATAACCTCATTATGCGTATTATCTTGTATCTTATTCCTCCGAAATAAAACCGATTTACATTGAATTCAACTATAATATGCAATTTTAGGCAGCTGTTTGTTGTGGATGTTTCAAAACACTCACAGACGTCGAACAGAAGAACATTTTCGACGAAACTCTAAGGATTTTTATAGACGATCACATcgaaaatagtaataaaatcgATGAATGTAAGAAGCAGCTGAAATTAAGTGAAAGCATCGAATTAATCATGGGTATAAAGGTACGTTTGTACTCTGTAATACAAcgcagaattatttataactaataaGTAGCTTGTAAGTTTCAATGTTTTGGAGGTATTTTTAGATTGTGCAGTCCAACGAGCAATCCGTCAACTTATGCGACAATTGTTTCcaaaatatacaattgtatataaatttgagAACTAGATTGCTTCATTCACTGTGTTCGCTAAAGAATGGGTCTAATTTGAACGAACCTAGCTCGAAAAATGAATGCACAAAAACTTCTCTAAACCAGCAAGATAATCAGtcaatagaaaatgttgatacaaataaaaaagttatattcGAAGATGTGATTAATGTTGATGAAAACAGCACACCCttagaatttaattcgcaGTTGTCTGATCAGGAAACAGCGGATACCAATGATTCCATAAATAATGTTACAGACTTACAGGATGATCAGGAGAATAATAATTCTAGTGACTTGGAGAATTCTAACACCAATTCAAGCCCTTCCATGTCCAGAGAGATACCTTTGAAAGTTAAAGACAATGATATAGAGTCAGAGATAGATGTATGCTCTGGAGATGACGAGgaaatattagaattagaTAATCAGGATACAAGAGCCAATATTGTAGAAATCAATACTTCTTCGGAGTCTGATATAGAGGTGTGCGATTATGAACCAATTGgaaagagaatgaaaaagTATCATGCATTTTCGCCTCATTTGCTTTTTTAATCTTtaccttttaatttaattgtacaaaataagGAACATGTTATTTGATACAAATTTCTACGTTTGATGTTccatgtttaaaatattgtacagttaaaaaaaatatatattgttatactTTAAACTActgtatattgtatgtatgtatttattatgtataaaatattgccaaataaatttattaaaaaaaaaacaataaatattttttaattattattcatttaaacaaaatttactattatatcattttttaaattatttaaacgataaaGTAAATAAGATTATTAAgatcaatgttttttttcaatgtatcgagcattttcttctaaattcgCACAGTTGGCTCATTAGCTCAGTTGGTTAGAGCGTCGTGCTAATAACGCGAAGGTCGCGGGTTCGATCCCCCCATGAgccaagtttttttttttttttttaagaaaaacctATGACTCGATTGTTTATCAAGGAATGTCttcatatatatgtatatttaatgtcCTAGGAAAAGTTCATAATAATATCACAAAATGAAAACACATAAGAatgacaaacaaaaaatacatcGTAGGTTATGCCACTACTGTTTATGTATGAATATGAAAAGAAGTACGTATCCATACAGAATTATCTTATCTTCTTgtatatagtaatatatgtgTGTAACCTTACGATGAAacttttcagaaaaaattctaTCCATTTCCAGTAATTATCATGATCCATACAAGTAACAAACTAGCCAAGATTTAGAACGACTTCGACTTGTTATAGAATAAGAACATGTATCGAATCGAAAAAATACGGACTCTATTTATAGAGTAAGTAAAATGTAACAAGATTTTGTTGCAATATTGAACTATACAAGCatttaaaagtatgtttttatCACTGACTAGGTACAGCGTATTAATTCCAAGAGTAAGAAACTTGCAGTGCTCCAGAATCTCAACCgtcaaattcaacaaagtaAGAGCTAATATTTTGCACAAAATTTGCAGACAATTCTTTTCGTATTTGTCCATCgtatttcgtttattattatagattCTGATTGCGAATAGAGGGGAGATAGCATGTCGTGTTGCAAGAACTGCCAAAAAACTGGGAATACAAACTGTAGCAATATTCAGTGAGGCAGATCGTGGTTCCATGCACGTAGAACAAGCAGATGAAGCTTACTGCATTGGTCCTGCACCTTCCAGTCAAAGTTACTTGCGGCAAGAGAAAATTATATCCATAGCAAGAGAATCAAAATGTCAAGCGATACATCCTGGTTATGGATTTCTTTcagaaaatgtagaattcGCAGAAGTTTGCGACAAAGcaaacattatatttataggACCACCAgcaaatgcaataaaaaatatgggAATAAAGAATGTTTCAAAAGCTATAATGATCGAAGCTGGAGTTCCTGTGATAAATGGTATAGTCTGGTCggtttaaagtaaataataataggaatACAAATGTTAGCGATACTTTACATTTGTCATCAATGTATGCAGGATATCATGGAGATGATCAATCCGATGAAACTTTACTACAAAAAGCAAAAGAGATAGGTTTTCCGCTAATGTTGAAGGCTGTACGCGGTGGAGGAGGAAAAGGAATGAGAATCGTTTTAAAAGAATCAGAATTTGCAGAGGCTTTACAGGGTGCAAGAACTGAGTCCGAGAAAGCATTCGGCGATTCGGCTATTTTGATCGAACAATATGTTAGCGATCCAAGACACATAGAAGTGCAAGTTTTCGCTGATAAGCATGGGAATGTTGTGCATATGTTTGAAAGGGATTGTTCAGTTCAAAGAAGACACCAAAAAATTATCGAAGAAGCTCCTGCAGTATGTATgtttgattattaaaattagtttgagatcaaaaaattatagatGTATAATGCTCTTGATATACCATAGCCTGGAATCTCAAAGGAATTGAGATTAAACTTAGGTATGACCGCAGTTCGTGCTGCAAAAGCAGTAGGATACGTTGGCGCGGGTACTGTCGAATTTATAATGGATCGCCACAAAAACACCTTCCACTTCATGGAAATGAATACGCGGCTTCAAGTGGAGCATCCTGTCACAGAGGCAATTACAGGATTGGATCTTGTCGAATGGCAATTACGAGTTGCGATGGAAGAAGAACTCCCATTGAAACAAGAACAAATCAATTTGAATGGACACGCATTTGAGGCGAGGATTTACGCTgaggtaaataattttctttctttgagtGGCTTGCTTGTTTGCCTCGGTCTCTTAGTCGTCGATTTATCGATAGCGATATTGTTCATAGCTTCGTTGCttcttgtttgtttgttcATTGTTGCAATAAACCATAGAATCCAAGGAATGGTTTCCTACCAGGGGCTGGACACCTGTCGTATTTAAGAATTCCAGAAGTGTCAGAAACGGTCAGAGTCGAGACTGGAGTTCGCGAAAAAGATGAAGTATCGGTACACTACGATCCAATGATCGCAAAGCTGATTACGTGGGGAAAAGATAGGGGAGAAGCCCTGGCCATACTCAGATCAAAGCTAAACGAATATAATGTGAGTACTATCCCAGTcgaagtttgaaatttaaaggaaGTTCTTCAGCTTGCTATTTTCAGATAGCTGGACTCGATACCAACATAGAATTCATCAAGGATTTATGCTCTCATCCTAGTTTTCAACAAGGTCAAGTACATACAGGATTCATAAATGAACATTATGAAGATCTGTTTCCCAAATTACAAGTGCCAAACGAAGTTGCGATACAAGCTGCTCTTGCTTCGATATTCTACGAAGATATGGACTCTTTACGATATTCTCTTGCAACCTCCGATCCTTTTAGTCCATTTGCAACCGAAATTGGAATGAGATTACATCACACTTTAACACGGACATTTCGTTTTAACGTTTACGGCGAAGATATAGAAATTGAAGTAAGATACATCGAGCCAGACGTCTATCATATGAGGATCAATAAAATTGGTCCTTGGAGAAAGGTAACAGGCGCattggaaaagaagaagaacagaATGGAACTATGCGTTGAAGTCGATAACTGGATCACCAGGACGACAGTAGCCAAAATTCataacaaattacatttatttactaaGGCTAGTAAATTTGTTCATGAATATCCCTAATCTGAAACTCTATTTCTTAGTTTAATTATGTCTCTTTGTTACAGGATCGCGAGTGGCAATTTGAAGCACCCActatgaaatttctttccgaTGCTTCGTCTAAGAATGCTGATAAGGATCTAAGCAAATCTCTGAGTCCCATACCAGGTTCCATAGAAAAGATACTCGTCGCAAAGGGAGACGTTGTAAAGACTGGTGATGCTTTGATCGTTATTAACGCTATGAAGATGGAGGTATCTCTTCCCTTGAATCGTTAATCAATACATGTtcagatttttaaaacatgtttagatttaaaaatcaaCTTTCTCTTTGTTATCAGCACACCATTAGGGCGTCCATAAATGGAACAGTCgaagaaatattctgttcGATAGGCGATAATGTACCAAAGAACGAAGTTCTCGTTAAGTTGACCAATCCTGAGTCTTGAGGTGCAAGatacaaaatgatttaattaagaatagttcgagtatatttttaacgaatttttttatgtatatacgtgtatgtaaatatatatttttgtatgaattaaataattaaaaattaagtaattctTTAATCCTTAGAAATCAGTGAACTACAGTTTGGGGAAAAAAGGAGTTCgggatttttcgcttttcgtccttatattaACATAGTTTGGGCTGAATGAGGGCttattcgaaagaggaaggtccaacgaAGGGGCTCTGGTCATGATTGGACGAGAGtgtgttgatatttaataatatgagcgTCCAAAGTCAAGCAAAACACACCCGCAgaatgaaagtatttttaggtTATTAAATGGAATTTGTGACTCAAATGATGACCCATAAATGATGACCTTCATTGGactttcctctttcgaatgagccttCATTCAACcaaaaatatgctaatataagaacgaaaagcgaaaaatcgtgaaaacatTCCCAGAGAcgagttccgccattttgtggATAATGACAGAGCACGCaggataaaaaatttagttcagGCAATTCGTATGAGATGGCGCTTACTGAAGGCTGCTAACGTGATATCGGTACATATGCGACGTTACCATTCTGGGATAACAGTGTCTATCCTTTCCCTACGCACTTTTACCATTCGATCGAATAATATacagaaatagaagaaagcGCCATCTCATTTTCATTGGGCAGCCGTGTATCTATGGGTATTACCATTTCTGTGCAGAAAAATCTCTTGTATACCGACCGCCCAAATCGGAGAGATCACGTGACATGTCTAACGTATTGGTTATCTAGATTATAGTTGATCCAGCTGATCTGGCTGATCATAACCGCGCGGGAAGTTGGAAGCTTGTCAAGAAGAAGGCATGCGTTTATATACTGTTGTTTGTTTTCCGTATTTTCCTCGAATAGGACAAATTAATAAACCTCTGTTTATGCATAATAGTAAAATCTATTCGTAGCAGAAAGTTTGTGCccatttaattttgaaaatcgaatttgtttgaatttgtgGTTGGCGAGTACGCGCCAAACATTGTTCGTTTTTTAGGTACGATCGAGACCgtagtataatttttataaggaAATTGATCGAGTAAACTAGTAAAAGATGAGTAGCTTTCGATCTCCTATGCGATGTATTTCTCCTAATGCaaggtaaattaataaacttcaCGAAATGATGCGAGAGAAGAGGTTATAAAACCGGTTTTTGAATCTTGCATgatcattaaataattttattcgtagaGTGTTAACCCCCAGACCTCAGGTAGAACAAATGTTGGACGTAAGACAGACGCAGAATAAAGCTAGGAACAGTATCACATGGTTTTTCA
Encoded here:
- the LOC128876481 gene encoding 39S ribosomal protein L14, mitochondrial isoform X1, with protein sequence MDRIFSEKFHQNVAIMSCCGMPFTVLSRNISTSAICNRVIKLTRLRVVDNSEIGKKAMIQGKPPRCIHIYNKKGVGLIGDKVMVAIRGEKKKGILVGLKALQNPKVPRFDSNNLVLIDDNGTPLGTRIHVPIPHILRTILKDKTHSKGADYTKLLAIATKFV
- the LOC128876477 gene encoding methylcrotonoyl-CoA carboxylase subunit alpha, mitochondrial; this translates as MYRIEKIRTLFIEYSVLIPRVRNLQCSRISTVKFNKILIANRGEIACRVARTAKKLGIQTVAIFSEADRGSMHVEQADEAYCIGPAPSSQSYLRQEKIISIARESKCQAIHPGYGFLSENVEFAEVCDKANIIFIGPPANAIKNMGIKNVSKAIMIEAGVPVINGYHGDDQSDETLLQKAKEIGFPLMLKAVRGGGGKGMRIVLKESEFAEALQGARTESEKAFGDSAILIEQYVSDPRHIEVQVFADKHGNVVHMFERDCSVQRRHQKIIEEAPAPGISKELRLNLGMTAVRAAKAVGYVGAGTVEFIMDRHKNTFHFMEMNTRLQVEHPVTEAITGLDLVEWQLRVAMEEELPLKQEQINLNGHAFEARIYAENPRNGFLPGAGHLSYLRIPEVSETVRVETGVREKDEVSVHYDPMIAKLITWGKDRGEALAILRSKLNEYNIAGLDTNIEFIKDLCSHPSFQQGQVHTGFINEHYEDLFPKLQVPNEVAIQAALASIFYEDMDSLRYSLATSDPFSPFATEIGMRLHHTLTRTFRFNVYGEDIEIEVRYIEPDVYHMRINKIGPWRKVTGALEKKKNRMELCVEVDNWITRTTVAKIHNKLHLFTKDREWQFEAPTMKFLSDASSKNADKDLSKSLSPIPGSIEKILVAKGDVVKTGDALIVINAMKMEHTIRASINGTVEEIFCSIGDNVPKNEVLVKLTNPES
- the LOC128876479 gene encoding tyrosine-protein phosphatase 3-like isoform X1, which gives rise to MAAVCCGCFKTLTDVEQKNIFDETLRIFIDDHIENSNKIDECKKQLKLSESIELIMGIKIVQSNEQSVNLCDNCFQNIQLYINLRTRLLHSLCSLKNGSNLNEPSSKNECTKTSLNQQDNQSIENVDTNKKVIFEDVINVDENSTPLEFNSQLSDQETADTNDSINNVTDLQDDQENNNSSDLENSNTNSSPSMSREIPLKVKDNDIESEIDVCSGDDEEILELDNQDTRANIVEINTSSESDIEVCDYEPIGKRMKKYHAFSPHLLF
- the LOC128876480 gene encoding 28S ribosomal protein S28, mitochondrial, with amino-acid sequence MDKIRHYGKLVKQLRFVYEFRTSSILTRNYTTENSSNENVTNTKEQIEDTKQDRLGGFAKAFIKFSALSEKNDILPQPPRSFVSMLRHSKFMNLGDPEGQIVKGEIFNVIGNDLYIDFGWKFHCVCPKPKRNSDKFIRGVEVILKIKELELSTRFLGATKDLTILEADCVLLNYLAPPRQKA
- the LOC128876479 gene encoding putative uncharacterized protein DDB_G0282133 isoform X2; translated protein: MGIKIVQSNEQSVNLCDNCFQNIQLYINLRTRLLHSLCSLKNGSNLNEPSSKNECTKTSLNQQDNQSIENVDTNKKVIFEDVINVDENSTPLEFNSQLSDQETADTNDSINNVTDLQDDQENNNSSDLENSNTNSSPSMSREIPLKVKDNDIESEIDVCSGDDEEILELDNQDTRANIVEINTSSESDIEVCDYEPIGKRMKKYHAFSPHLLF
- the LOC128876481 gene encoding 39S ribosomal protein L14, mitochondrial isoform X2; translated protein: MSCCGMPFTVLSRNISTSAICNRVIKLTRLRVVDNSEIGKKAMIQGKPPRCIHIYNKKGVGLIGDKVMVAIRGEKKKGILVGLKALQNPKVPRFDSNNLVLIDDNGTPLGTRIHVPIPHILRTILKDKTHSKGADYTKLLAIATKFV